One window from the genome of Halictus rubicundus isolate RS-2024b chromosome 7, iyHalRubi1_principal, whole genome shotgun sequence encodes:
- the LOC143355898 gene encoding trypsin-1-like, producing the protein MILSTLSIFTLLAVSNAAILPWFDPRIVNGEDAKEGEIPYQVSLQNIDSSFHFCGGSVLNENYVITASHCVDGRDPSGIKVVAGTINLSKPNVERNVVKIIMHEQYNSRDSWKNDIALLKVEKPFSRSKLISFVPLASANDAVQPNSMATVSGWGRLRQGGPTTIHLQRVNILIASQDYCKLMYNKIGYNIYDSHVCAYDPKVEKGSCNGDSGGPLTVNGKLVGLVSWAMGCALTDYPTVYTRVTSHLDWIKANAV; encoded by the exons ATGATTCTGTcaactttgtcaatattcaCTCTGTTGGCGGTGTCCAACG CCGCAATCCTGCCGTGGTTCGATCCAAGGATCGTGAACGGGGAGGACGCGAAGGAAGGCGAAATTCCGTATCAG GTGTCCCTCCAAAACATAGATAGCTCGTTCCACTTCTGCGGCGGATCGGTCCTGAACGAAAATTATGTTATCACCGCGTCTCACTGCGTCGACGG CCGGGATCCGTCCGGGATCAAGGTTGTCGCCGGAACTATCAATCTGTCGAAGCCGAACGTCGAGCGCAATGTCGTGAAGATCATCATGCACGAGCAGTACAACTCCCGCGACTCTTGGAAAAATGACATCGCTTTGCTCAAG GTCGAGAAACCATTCTCGAGGTCGAAACTGATCTCTTTCGTGCCGCTTGCGTCCGCGAACGACGCCGTCCAACCTAATTCGATGGCCACGGTTTCCGGATGGGGCAGACTCAGG CAAGGCGGACCCACGACCATTCACCTGCAACGTGTCAACATTCTGATCGCCAGCCAGGATTACTGCAAACTAATGTACAACAAGATCGGCTACAACATCTACGACTCGCATGTTTGCGCATACGATCCAAAAGTCGAGAAAGGATCGTGCAAC GGTGACTCTGGCGGCCCACTGACTGTCAATGGAAAGCTCGTGGGTCTGGTTTCGTGGGCTATGGGATGCGCTCTGACCGACTACCCCACTGTCTACACCCGTGTAACGTCTCATCTTGATTGGATCAAAGCAAACGCCGTATAG